One part of the Halopenitus persicus genome encodes these proteins:
- a CDS encoding DUF1697 domain-containing protein gives MTTYIAFLRGINVGAHNRMKMTELRALFESLGYDDVETYIQSGNVVFEASESDEKALREDIQDAIEDVFGYDISVMIRTGTELQDVVTGQPFDVSAEDGIKHYVTFLHVEPTDEQVEALLDAQNEAESFVVSGREVYSELDKDALGDGRFTDAGKVLGMEATRRNWDVVTAVRKM, from the coding sequence ATGACGACGTACATCGCGTTCCTCCGCGGGATCAACGTTGGCGCCCACAACCGGATGAAGATGACCGAGTTGCGAGCGCTCTTCGAGTCGCTCGGCTACGACGACGTCGAGACGTACATCCAGAGCGGCAACGTCGTGTTCGAGGCCTCGGAATCCGACGAAAAAGCGCTCCGCGAGGACATCCAGGACGCGATTGAGGATGTGTTCGGTTACGACATCTCCGTGATGATCAGGACAGGGACGGAGCTCCAGGACGTCGTGACCGGGCAGCCCTTCGACGTTTCTGCGGAGGATGGCATCAAACACTACGTCACCTTCCTCCACGTGGAGCCGACAGACGAGCAGGTCGAAGCCCTCCTGGACGCACAGAACGAGGCGGAGTCCTTCGTGGTAAGCGGACGCGAGGTCTACAGCGAACTCGACAAGGACGCACTTGGAGACGGTCGGTTTACGGACGCCGGGAAGGTACTCGGGATGGAGGCCACGCGACGGAACTGGGATGTAGTTA
- a CDS encoding helix-turn-helix transcriptional regulator, which yields MTASDSSNGTESSDDDSTDTRSIDFSSYNLPTDLTAFQVHLLWLIYRLGPAEGVDLQDALEELYPEDINHGRLYPSLDRMVDSMLVNKQTKESDNRRKEYTLTGRGEWVVEEYCDFIDEMVGLGNT from the coding sequence ATGACCGCGTCAGACTCGTCGAATGGGACGGAGTCCTCTGACGATGATTCGACGGACACTCGCTCGATTGATTTTTCGTCGTATAATCTCCCGACAGATCTCACCGCGTTTCAGGTCCACCTCCTCTGGCTGATCTACCGACTCGGGCCGGCAGAGGGGGTGGACCTCCAAGACGCACTCGAGGAGCTTTACCCGGAAGACATCAATCATGGGCGGCTGTATCCGAGTCTCGATCGAATGGTTGACTCTATGTTGGTCAACAAGCAGACGAAGGAAAGCGACAATCGGCGGAAAGAGTACACGCTTACGGGTCGGGGCGAATGGGTTGTCGAGGAGTATTGCGACTTCATTGATGAAATGG